A genome region from Coffea arabica cultivar ET-39 chromosome 7e, Coffea Arabica ET-39 HiFi, whole genome shotgun sequence includes the following:
- the LOC113722828 gene encoding senescence-associated carboxylesterase 101-like isoform X1 has product MSQSCKFSSGLELANLVVNSELLHRSWDAISDLEKRSCTHVPDLPLSVEYKECEHPGMGTIVAFACPSSVNVQQLERVGTDLVSADEIAGFFSMFDFVRTKVNPSFSVHKAAASLFSSHIHLLSLLKEKHGNSSPLIITGQSMGGSIASLFTLWLLGDIPTKATKRPLCVTFGSPLLGDRNFQNAISERPTWNSCFLHVVSPQDPIPNTFVSSYGYLSNSSISQTGYMPVGTFLFCSERDGDSACFEEPRSVVQLMLAMSSELEEEQRQKRNLQNVDYGLILERLKHYNPVRKEYSPLHQSNINPLEAETMIQLAAIGVKRLQQGNQGNHMTTSLIANVASWTEDYLTQRRNIFDPTKKLNDIKIDMTYLEWYKKVSIEQGGYYDSYKLWRWKSRDEIKSRHEIMKRKRILTRYWRGIVDEAEQMPQKEGWAFRTRGLYAGTNYRRMVEPLDIAEYYGEGKKDYLTQGRPKHYRLLEQWLNEDKQPGTGNRNSRSKACSLTEDSCFWAHVEEATLCCNALKDGQSSLKDRETSRKRLVEFEQYAMDLINNYSVSVEVFLEQSSFMQWWNGYSELIDLIGGFLCQSPLRDFMKNKRYRNYA; this is encoded by the exons ATGAGCCAATCATGCAA GTTTAGCAGTGGACTGGAATTGGCAAATTTGGTGGTAAACTCAGAACTGCTCCATCGTTCCTGGGATGCAATTTCTGACCTTGAAAAACGTTCCTGCACCCATGTTCCAGACCTTCCCTTATCTGTTGAATACAAAGAATGTGAACATCCAGGTATGGGTACCATCGTCGCTTTCGCTTGCCCATCCTCTGTAAATGTGCAGCAGCTTGAAAGAGTAGGTACAGACTTGGTTTCAGCAGATGAAATTGCCGGCTTCTTTTCTATGTTTGACTTCGTGCGGACCAAAGTCAACCCATCCTTCTCCGTCCACAAAGCTGCTGCATCGCTTTTTAGCTCTCATATACACTTGCTCTCCCTCCTGAAAGAGAAG CATGGCAATTCCAGTCCACTAATCATTACAGGCCAGTCCATGGGAGGATCAATTGCATCTCTTTTTACTTTATGGCTTCTTGGCGACATTCCCACCAAGGCCACCAAACGTCCACTTTGTGTCACCTTTGGCTCGCCACTTCTAGGTGACCGCAACTTCCAGAATGCTATATCAGAACGTCCAACATGGAATTCATGCTTTTTGCACGTAGTCTCACCTCAAGATCCTATTCCCAACACCTTTGTGTCATCCTATGGTTATCTTAGTAACAGTTCAATTTCCCAAACTGGCTACATGCCAGTTGGTACGTTTTTGTTTTGCTCAGAAAGAGATGGAGATAGTGCTTGTTTCGAGGAACCTCGATCTGTTGTGCAACTGATGTTGGCAATGAGCTCAGAACTCGAAGAAGAGCAACGCCAGAAAAGGAATCTTCAAAATGTAGATTACGGGCTCATTTTGGAGCGTCTAAAACACTATAATCCAGTACGCAAGGAATATTCACCTCTTCATCAATCAAATATAAACCCTCTTGAAGCAGAAACTATGATACAGTTGGCAGCTATTGGAGTCAAGAGATTACAG CAGGGAAACCAGGGCAACCATATGACTACCTCTCTGATAGCAAATGTAGCAAGCTGGACGGAAGATTATCTAACACAGAGGAGGAATATCTTTGATCCTACAAAGAAACTGAATGACATAAAAATAGATATGACTTATCTGGAATGGTACAAGAAGGTGTCGATTGAGCAGGGAGGATACTATGATAGTTACAAACTTTGGCGCTGGAAAAGTAGGGATGAAATCAAAAGCAGACATGAAATCATGAAGCGCAAGAGAATTCTCACTCGATACTGGAGAGGCATAGTCGATGAAGCAGAGCAAATGCCTCAAAAAGAAGGTTGGGCTTTTCGGACTCGTGGGCTTTATGCAGGAACCAATTACCGAAGAATGGTTGAACCACTTGACATAGCTGAGTACTACGGTGAGGGAAAGAAAGATTATCTAACTCAAGGAAGACCCAAACATTACAGGTTGTTGGAACAATGGTTGAACGAGGACAAGCAGCCTGGGACTGGGAATAGAAACTCAAGGAGCAAGGCTTGTAGTCTCACAGAGGATTCTTGCTTTTGGGCTCATGTGGAGGAGGCTACTCTATGTTGCAATGCATTGAAGGATGGCCAAAGCAGCCTAAAAGACAGAGAAACATCAAGGAAAAGGCTCGTTGAATTTGAGCAATATGCCATGGATTTGATAAATAACTATTCGGTGTCTGTTGAGGTTTTCCTGGAGCAGAGCAGCTTCATGCAATGGTGGAATGGGTATTCTGAACTCATCGACCTCATAGGAGGATTTTTATGTCAGTCTCCCTTGAGGGATTTCATGAAGAACAAGCGCTATAGAAATTATGCTTAG
- the LOC113722828 gene encoding senescence-associated carboxylesterase 101-like isoform X3: MSQSCKFSSGLELANLVVNSELLHRSWDAISDLEKRSCTHVPDLPLSVEYKECEHPGMGTIVAFACPSSVNVQQLERVGTDLVSADEIAGFFSMFDFVRTKVNPSFSVHKAAASLFSSHIHLLSLLKEKHGNSSPLIITGQSMGGSIASLFTLWLLGDIPTKATKRPLCVTFGSPLLVGTFLFCSERDGDSACFEEPRSVVQLMLAMSSELEEEQRQKRNLQNVDYGLILERLKHYNPVRKEYSPLHQSNINPLEAETMIQLAAIGVKRLQQGNQGNHMTTSLIANVASWTEDYLTQRRNIFDPTKKLNDIKIDMTYLEWYKKVSIEQGGYYDSYKLWRWKSRDEIKSRHEIMKRKRILTRYWRGIVDEAEQMPQKEGWAFRTRGLYAGTNYRRMVEPLDIAEYYGEGKKDYLTQGRPKHYRLLEQWLNEDKQPGTGNRNSRSKACSLTEDSCFWAHVEEATLCCNALKDGQSSLKDRETSRKRLVEFEQYAMDLINNYSVSVEVFLEQSSFMQWWNGYSELIDLIGGFLCQSPLRDFMKNKRYRNYA, from the exons ATGAGCCAATCATGCAA GTTTAGCAGTGGACTGGAATTGGCAAATTTGGTGGTAAACTCAGAACTGCTCCATCGTTCCTGGGATGCAATTTCTGACCTTGAAAAACGTTCCTGCACCCATGTTCCAGACCTTCCCTTATCTGTTGAATACAAAGAATGTGAACATCCAGGTATGGGTACCATCGTCGCTTTCGCTTGCCCATCCTCTGTAAATGTGCAGCAGCTTGAAAGAGTAGGTACAGACTTGGTTTCAGCAGATGAAATTGCCGGCTTCTTTTCTATGTTTGACTTCGTGCGGACCAAAGTCAACCCATCCTTCTCCGTCCACAAAGCTGCTGCATCGCTTTTTAGCTCTCATATACACTTGCTCTCCCTCCTGAAAGAGAAG CATGGCAATTCCAGTCCACTAATCATTACAGGCCAGTCCATGGGAGGATCAATTGCATCTCTTTTTACTTTATGGCTTCTTGGCGACATTCCCACCAAGGCCACCAAACGTCCACTTTGTGTCACCTTTGGCTCGCCACTTCTAG TTGGTACGTTTTTGTTTTGCTCAGAAAGAGATGGAGATAGTGCTTGTTTCGAGGAACCTCGATCTGTTGTGCAACTGATGTTGGCAATGAGCTCAGAACTCGAAGAAGAGCAACGCCAGAAAAGGAATCTTCAAAATGTAGATTACGGGCTCATTTTGGAGCGTCTAAAACACTATAATCCAGTACGCAAGGAATATTCACCTCTTCATCAATCAAATATAAACCCTCTTGAAGCAGAAACTATGATACAGTTGGCAGCTATTGGAGTCAAGAGATTACAG CAGGGAAACCAGGGCAACCATATGACTACCTCTCTGATAGCAAATGTAGCAAGCTGGACGGAAGATTATCTAACACAGAGGAGGAATATCTTTGATCCTACAAAGAAACTGAATGACATAAAAATAGATATGACTTATCTGGAATGGTACAAGAAGGTGTCGATTGAGCAGGGAGGATACTATGATAGTTACAAACTTTGGCGCTGGAAAAGTAGGGATGAAATCAAAAGCAGACATGAAATCATGAAGCGCAAGAGAATTCTCACTCGATACTGGAGAGGCATAGTCGATGAAGCAGAGCAAATGCCTCAAAAAGAAGGTTGGGCTTTTCGGACTCGTGGGCTTTATGCAGGAACCAATTACCGAAGAATGGTTGAACCACTTGACATAGCTGAGTACTACGGTGAGGGAAAGAAAGATTATCTAACTCAAGGAAGACCCAAACATTACAGGTTGTTGGAACAATGGTTGAACGAGGACAAGCAGCCTGGGACTGGGAATAGAAACTCAAGGAGCAAGGCTTGTAGTCTCACAGAGGATTCTTGCTTTTGGGCTCATGTGGAGGAGGCTACTCTATGTTGCAATGCATTGAAGGATGGCCAAAGCAGCCTAAAAGACAGAGAAACATCAAGGAAAAGGCTCGTTGAATTTGAGCAATATGCCATGGATTTGATAAATAACTATTCGGTGTCTGTTGAGGTTTTCCTGGAGCAGAGCAGCTTCATGCAATGGTGGAATGGGTATTCTGAACTCATCGACCTCATAGGAGGATTTTTATGTCAGTCTCCCTTGAGGGATTTCATGAAGAACAAGCGCTATAGAAATTATGCTTAG
- the LOC113722828 gene encoding senescence-associated carboxylesterase 101-like isoform X2, translating to MSQSCKFSSGLELANLVVNSELLHRSWDAISDLEKRSCTHVPDLPLSVEYKECEHPGMGTIVAFACPSSVNVQQLERVGTDLVSADEIAGFFSMFDFVRTKVNPSFSVHKAAASLFSSHIHLLSLLKEKHGNSSPLIITGQSMGGSIASLFTLWLLGDIPTKATKRPLCVTFGSPLLGDRNFQNAISERPTWNSCFLHVVSPQDPIPNTFVSSYGYLSNSSISQTGYMPVGTFLFCSERDGDSACFEEPRSVVQLMLAMSSELEEEQRQKRNLQNVDYGLILERLKHYNPVRKEYSPLHQSNINPLEAETMIQLAAIGVKRLQGNQGNHMTTSLIANVASWTEDYLTQRRNIFDPTKKLNDIKIDMTYLEWYKKVSIEQGGYYDSYKLWRWKSRDEIKSRHEIMKRKRILTRYWRGIVDEAEQMPQKEGWAFRTRGLYAGTNYRRMVEPLDIAEYYGEGKKDYLTQGRPKHYRLLEQWLNEDKQPGTGNRNSRSKACSLTEDSCFWAHVEEATLCCNALKDGQSSLKDRETSRKRLVEFEQYAMDLINNYSVSVEVFLEQSSFMQWWNGYSELIDLIGGFLCQSPLRDFMKNKRYRNYA from the exons ATGAGCCAATCATGCAA GTTTAGCAGTGGACTGGAATTGGCAAATTTGGTGGTAAACTCAGAACTGCTCCATCGTTCCTGGGATGCAATTTCTGACCTTGAAAAACGTTCCTGCACCCATGTTCCAGACCTTCCCTTATCTGTTGAATACAAAGAATGTGAACATCCAGGTATGGGTACCATCGTCGCTTTCGCTTGCCCATCCTCTGTAAATGTGCAGCAGCTTGAAAGAGTAGGTACAGACTTGGTTTCAGCAGATGAAATTGCCGGCTTCTTTTCTATGTTTGACTTCGTGCGGACCAAAGTCAACCCATCCTTCTCCGTCCACAAAGCTGCTGCATCGCTTTTTAGCTCTCATATACACTTGCTCTCCCTCCTGAAAGAGAAG CATGGCAATTCCAGTCCACTAATCATTACAGGCCAGTCCATGGGAGGATCAATTGCATCTCTTTTTACTTTATGGCTTCTTGGCGACATTCCCACCAAGGCCACCAAACGTCCACTTTGTGTCACCTTTGGCTCGCCACTTCTAGGTGACCGCAACTTCCAGAATGCTATATCAGAACGTCCAACATGGAATTCATGCTTTTTGCACGTAGTCTCACCTCAAGATCCTATTCCCAACACCTTTGTGTCATCCTATGGTTATCTTAGTAACAGTTCAATTTCCCAAACTGGCTACATGCCAGTTGGTACGTTTTTGTTTTGCTCAGAAAGAGATGGAGATAGTGCTTGTTTCGAGGAACCTCGATCTGTTGTGCAACTGATGTTGGCAATGAGCTCAGAACTCGAAGAAGAGCAACGCCAGAAAAGGAATCTTCAAAATGTAGATTACGGGCTCATTTTGGAGCGTCTAAAACACTATAATCCAGTACGCAAGGAATATTCACCTCTTCATCAATCAAATATAAACCCTCTTGAAGCAGAAACTATGATACAGTTGGCAGCTATTGGAGTCAAGAGATTACAG GGAAACCAGGGCAACCATATGACTACCTCTCTGATAGCAAATGTAGCAAGCTGGACGGAAGATTATCTAACACAGAGGAGGAATATCTTTGATCCTACAAAGAAACTGAATGACATAAAAATAGATATGACTTATCTGGAATGGTACAAGAAGGTGTCGATTGAGCAGGGAGGATACTATGATAGTTACAAACTTTGGCGCTGGAAAAGTAGGGATGAAATCAAAAGCAGACATGAAATCATGAAGCGCAAGAGAATTCTCACTCGATACTGGAGAGGCATAGTCGATGAAGCAGAGCAAATGCCTCAAAAAGAAGGTTGGGCTTTTCGGACTCGTGGGCTTTATGCAGGAACCAATTACCGAAGAATGGTTGAACCACTTGACATAGCTGAGTACTACGGTGAGGGAAAGAAAGATTATCTAACTCAAGGAAGACCCAAACATTACAGGTTGTTGGAACAATGGTTGAACGAGGACAAGCAGCCTGGGACTGGGAATAGAAACTCAAGGAGCAAGGCTTGTAGTCTCACAGAGGATTCTTGCTTTTGGGCTCATGTGGAGGAGGCTACTCTATGTTGCAATGCATTGAAGGATGGCCAAAGCAGCCTAAAAGACAGAGAAACATCAAGGAAAAGGCTCGTTGAATTTGAGCAATATGCCATGGATTTGATAAATAACTATTCGGTGTCTGTTGAGGTTTTCCTGGAGCAGAGCAGCTTCATGCAATGGTGGAATGGGTATTCTGAACTCATCGACCTCATAGGAGGATTTTTATGTCAGTCTCCCTTGAGGGATTTCATGAAGAACAAGCGCTATAGAAATTATGCTTAG
- the LOC113723115 gene encoding peroxidase 31-like gives MALTAAALPFFVLVSSICIDVSSASQSHYRQIRPPQLTTNYYQKSCPRFEQIIQDTTTNKQISSPTTAAATLRLFFHDALLQGCDASVLISSTPFNKAERDADINLSLPGDGFDVVVRAKTALELACPGVVSCADILAVATRNLVTMAGGPYYPVRLGRRDGLVSKASAVQGNLPLPTMSLTEIIKIFGSRGFSVQEMVALSGAHTIGFSHCKEFSSNIYNYSRALESDPSYNPRFAAALRNACADYKKNPTLSVFNDVMSPNKFDNKYFQNLPEGLGVLSSDRSLHSDERTRPYVELYAKDQDAFFKAFGLAMQKLSEYGVKTGGEGEIRRRCDAFNN, from the coding sequence ATGGCTTTAACAGCTGCTGCTTTACCATTCTTTGTTTTGGTGTCTTCAATATGCATTGATGTTTCCTCAGCCTCCCAATCCCATTACCGGCAAATTCGGCCCCCGCAGCTCACCACCAACTATTATCAGAAAAGCTGCCCCAGATTTGAGCAGATCATACAAGACACCACCACTAACAAGCAGATCAGCTCCCCCACCACCGCCGCCGCCACCCTCCGCCTCTTCTTCCACGACGCCCTCCTCCAAGGCTGCGACGCCTCCGTCCTCATCTCCTCCACTCCCTTCAACAAGGCAGAACGCGACGCCGACATTAACCTCTCCCTCCCTGGCGACGGCTTCGACGTCGTCGTCCGCGCCAAGACCGCCCTCGAGCTCGCCTGCCCCGGCGTCGTCTCCTGCGCCGACATCTTGGCCGTCGCCACCCGCAACCTGGTCACCATGGCCGGCGGCCCTTACTACCCGGTTAGACTCGGCCGCCGGGACGGTTTAGTCTCCAAAGCATCCGCCGTCCAAGGAAATCTTCCCCTCCCCACAATGTCCCTGACTGAAATCATCAAAATATTCGGGTCCAGGGGCTTTTCGGTCCAAGAAATGGTGGCGCTCTCCGGCGCTCACACCATAGGATTCTCGCATTGCAAGGAATTCAGCTCAAACATCTACAACTACAGCAGGGCCTTAGAGTCGGATCCCTCCTACAACCCGAGGTTCGCGGCGGCATTGAGAAATGCTTGTGCGGATTACAAGAAGAATCCGACGTTGTCGGTGTTCAACGACGTAATGAGCCCGAACAAGTTCGACAATAAGTACTTCCAGAACTTGCCGGAGGGGCTGGGGGTTTTGTCGTCGGACCGAAGCTTGCACTCGGATGAGAGGACGAGGCCGTACGTGGAGCTGTACGCTAAGGATCAGGATGCATTCTTCAAGGCATTTGGTCTGGCAATGCAGAAGCTGAGCGAGTATGGTGTGAAGACTGGAGGGGAAGGTGAGATTAGACGAAGGTGCGATGCTTTCAACAACTGA